Within Prosthecodimorpha staleyi, the genomic segment GAGGCGCTGACGATGTCGGACCGCATCGTCGTGATGAGCAAGGGGCGCATCGAGCAGATCGGCACACCGGATGAGGTCTATCGCCGGCCGGCGTCGCCCTTCGTCGCCGATTTCGTCGGACGCATGAACTTCATCTCGGGCAAGCTGGTCGACGGCGGAGCCGCAGACTGCAAAGGAGCCATGCTCCGGTTCGTCGGCGAACTACCTTACGCCCCCGGGACGCCGGTCACGATTTGCCTGCGGCCCGAAGACGTTGTCGTACGCGAAGTGAGCGCCGGCTCGAACGTCTTCGACGTCGACGTGGGCGTGATGGAGTTCATGGGCAACCACTTCTCGACGACGCTTCATGTCCAGGGCTCGAACCTGAACATTTCCGCCGACCTTTCGATGAACGACGTCCGCGATCTCGGCATCAAGCCGGGAGCCCGTGTCTTGGCCTCTCTGCCGACCGACCGTTTGCGCGTCTTCGCGTCCGCCGCCTGAGAGCGGCGCGGCTCTCCGCCCCGGTACCGTGTTGAAAGGTCCATCGTGACGATGTCAGCGAGCACTCTTCCGCCGTCCGGTCTGCCGGCGGCTTCCGATGCCAGACCGGTGCGTCAGCGCGCCAGCCGCGACGATGTTCTAATGCGGCTCATCCTGGGCGTGCTCACCGTCTGGCTGATCGTCACGGTCCTCCTGCCGCTCAGCGCCCTGCTGATCAAGAGCGTCGAAAGCCCGTCCGGCGAGTTTGTCGGGCTGGCGAATTTCGCCCAGTATTTCTCCAATCCGGCTTTGACGGCATCGATCGGCAACAGTGTTTGGATCGCGCTGGTCAGCACGGCCATCTGTGTGCTGCTCAGCTTCGTTTTCGCCTACGGCATGACGCGCACCTGCATGCCGGGTCGCAGCGTGTTCCGGCTCATCTCCCAGATCCCGCTGCTGGCGCCGTCGTTGCTGCCGGCGATCAGTCTCGTCTACCTGTTCGGCAACCAGGGCGTTGCCAAGGATCTCCTGTTCGGCGCCTCGATCTATGGCCCGATCGGCCTCGTGATGGGCGAAGTCTTCTGGACCTTCCCGCACGCTCTCATCATCATGACGACCGCGCTCTCGACCTCGGATGCGCGCCTCTACGAGGCGGCCGCAGCGCTGAAGGCCAGCAATTGGCGGACCTTCTGGACAGTGACTATACCCGGCGCCCGCTACGGCCTGATCAGCGCGACCTTCGTCGTCTTTACGCTGGTGATCACCGACTTCGGTGTCCCGAAGGTCATCGGCGGGCAGTACAATGTCCTGGCGACCGATGTGTACAAGCAGGTGATCGGTCAGCAGAATTTCCGGATGGGCGCGGTCGTCGGCCTGCTCCTGCTCCTGCCCGCCATGCTCTCGTTCGCCGTCGATCAGTGGGTGCAGCGCCGGCAGTCGGCGGCCTTGTCGTCGCGCGCGTTGCCCTACGAGCCGAAGCCGAACGCCGCGATCGACGGGGCCGCCTTCGTGGTTTGCGGCATGATCGCCGCCGTCATCCTGGTCGTCATCGGGATGGCCTTCTTCGCGTCGATCGCCACCCTGTGGCCCTACAATCTGACGCCGTCCTTGAAGAACTACGACTTCGACAACATGGACGGCGGCGGCTGGGAGAGCTTCTACAACTCGCTGCAGATGGCCGGCTTGACGGCAGTCTTCGGGACCATCGTGGTGTTCACTGGCGCCTATCTGGTCGAGAAGACGAAGGGCTTCGGCATAGGCCGCTTCCTCTTCCAACTGCTCGCGCTGCTGCCGCTGGCGGTGCCGGGGATCGTCCTCGGCCTCGGCTATATCTTTTTCTTCAATTCTCCGAGCAACCCGGCCAATTTTATCTACGGTACCATGAGCATTCTCGTCGTCTGCTCCATGGCGCATTTCTATTCGGTCGCGCATCTGACCGCGGTCACGGCCCTGAAGCAACTCGACCAGGAGATCGAGACCGTATCGTCGTCGCTGCGCGTACCGTTCTACCGGACCTTCGGGAGAGTCACATTGCCGGTCTGCCTCCCTGCCGTGCTCGATATTGCAATGTATCTCTTCGTCAACGCGCTGACGACAGTATCGGCCGTGGTATTCCTCTATTCGCCGCAGACCACGCTCGCCTCGATCGCCGTCCTCAACATGGACGATGCTGGCGACGTAGCCCCGGCTGCCGCCATGGCGATGACCATATTCTTCGCTGCAACGGCGGTCAGGGTCGCGTACACGCTGCTCTCCGCCGGCGTCCTGGCGCGAACCCAGGCCT encodes:
- a CDS encoding putative 2-aminoethylphosphonate ABC transporter permease subunit, which encodes MRLILGVLTVWLIVTVLLPLSALLIKSVESPSGEFVGLANFAQYFSNPALTASIGNSVWIALVSTAICVLLSFVFAYGMTRTCMPGRSVFRLISQIPLLAPSLLPAISLVYLFGNQGVAKDLLFGASIYGPIGLVMGEVFWTFPHALIIMTTALSTSDARLYEAAAALKASNWRTFWTVTIPGARYGLISATFVVFTLVITDFGVPKVIGGQYNVLATDVYKQVIGQQNFRMGAVVGLLLLLPAMLSFAVDQWVQRRQSAALSSRALPYEPKPNAAIDGAAFVVCGMIAAVILVVIGMAFFASIATLWPYNLTPSLKNYDFDNMDGGGWESFYNSLQMAGLTAVFGTIVVFTGAYLVEKTKGFGIGRFLFQLLALLPLAVPGIVLGLGYIFFFNSPSNPANFIYGTMSILVVCSMAHFYSVAHLTAVTALKQLDQEIETVSSSLRVPFYRTFGRVTLPVCLPAVLDIAMYLFVNALTTVSAVVFLYSPQTTLASIAVLNMDDAGDVAPAAAMAMTIFFAATAVRVAYTLLSAGVLARTQAWRRR